A genome region from Drosophila simulans strain w501 chromosome 2R, Prin_Dsim_3.1, whole genome shotgun sequence includes the following:
- the LOC6735783 gene encoding probable GDP-L-fucose synthase: MKKVLVTGGTGLVGKALEAVIKEQSPEDEQWFFAGSKDADLTNLAATQALFAREKPTHVIHLAAMVGGLFHNMNNNLDFLRKNLLINDNVLQTAYEQGCVKVVSCLSTCIFPDKTSYPIDETMVHNGPPHPSNYGYSYAKRLIDVQNHAYHDKDGRLFTSVIPCNIFGPHDNFKPQVSHVIPGMIYRMHQLVTEKTDVPERDKVFTVFGSGMPLRQFVYSLDLAELMIWVLRNYESVEPIILSADEVQEVTIFEVAQAVAKAFNFNGKLVCDTSKSDGQYKKTASNAKLRSLLPDYAFTDFETAINASVKWYKENYDQARK; the protein is encoded by the exons ATGAAAAAAGTACTGGTCACAGGCGGAACTGGGCTGGTGGGCAAGGCTCTGGAGGCAGTGATCAAGGAGCAGTCCCCAGAGGACGAGCAATGGTTTTTTGCGGGCTCTAAAGATGCAGATTTAAC AAATCTGGCCGCCACGCAGGCACTCTTCGCCCGGGAGAAGCCCACGCATGTCATCCACCTGGCTGCAATGGTCGGAGGCCTGTTCCACAACATGAACAACAACCTGGACTTCCTG CGCAAAAACCTGCTCATCAACGACAATGTCCTGCAAACGGCATACGAGCAGGGCTGCGTCAAAGTGGTGTCCTGCCTGTCCACCTGCATTTTTCCGGACAAAACCAGCTACCCTATAGATGAGACCATGGTGCACAACGGCCCGCCGCACCCCTCCAACTATGGCTACTCCTACGCAAAGCGACTGATAGACGTGCAGAACCACGCCTACCACGATAAAGATGGCCGGCTGTTCACCTCGGTCATTCCGTGCAACATATTTGGTCCTCACGACAACTTTAAGCCACAGGTCAGCCACGTCATTCCGGGCATGATCTATAGGATGCACCAGCTGGTTACGGAGAAAACTGACGTCCCCGAGAGGGACAAGGTGTTTACCGTTTTCGGAAGCGGCATGCCACTACGGCAGTTTGTATACTCCCTGGACCTGGCGGAGCTGATGATCTGGGTGCTCAGGAACTACGAAAGTGTTGAACCCATCATCCTAAGCGCGGACGAAGTGCAGGAGGTTACCATCTTCGAGGTGGCTCAGGCCGTTgcaaaagcatttaattttaat GGAAAACTGGTCTGTGATACGAGCAAGTCGGATGGACAGTACAAAAAGACGGCGTCTAATGCCAAGCTTCGCTCCCTCCTACCAGACTACGCATTTACGGACTTTGAAACGGCAATCAACGCCTCGGTTAAGTGGTACAAAGAAAACTACGACCAGGCCAgaaagtaa
- the LOC6735782 gene encoding OCIA domain-containing protein 1 isoform X2 — protein sequence MDSPLNDGSQHPPPHAPHPLADYQFSAEEVKALRECNTESFFQRSLPFGTGLGLLAYFGVKNGYLQGHVKYGAVPKVVMGVILGYFVGKFSYQQKCAEKIMRLPNSHLGELLRQRRQGGGVISSITPDENLGRAFTLAPFSPSSADVYSDEAYQPGRSTALNLDTESRPTLSGLDDIYRPTLDSGSMLEAELPLEPSKPGQSYEDLRRRNREEYSKHQQSPYSRPYEPPVPVQQRPVEQTRSEPAGRKNQYGDSWTD from the exons ATGGACTCCCCGCTGAACGATGGCTCTCAACATCCTCCGCCGCACGCTCCCCATCCCCTG GCGGACTATCAGTTTTCTGCGGAGGAGGTGAAGGCGTTACGTGAGTGCAACACGGAGTCATTCTTCCAGCGCAGCCTGCCCTTCGGCACTGGACTGGGCCTGCTGGCCTACTTCGGCGTCAAGAACGGCTATTTGCAGGGACACGTCAAGTACGGCGCCGTGCCCAAGGTCGTGATGGGCGTCATTCTGGGCTACTTTGTGGGCAAGTTCAGTTACCAGCAGAAGTGTGCCGAGAAGATCATGCGCCTACCCAACTCCCATCTGGGCGAGCTGCTGCGCCAGCGGAGACAGGGCGGCGGGGTCATCAGCTCCATCACACCGGACGAGAAtctgggcagggccttcaCTCTGGCACCCTTCTCGCCGAGCTCAGCGGACGTGTACAGCGATGAGGCGTATCAGCCCGGGAGAAGCACTGCTCTCAATCTGGACACAGAATCGCGCCCTACTTTGTCCGGCCTAGACGACATCTACCGCCCCACCCTGGACT CTGGTTCGATGCTGGAGGCGGAGTTGCCCTTGGAGCCGTCTAAGCCGGGCCAGTCTTACGAGGACCTGCGACGAAGGAACCGAGAAGAGTACTCGAAGCACCAGCAGAGCCCATACTCGCGACCTTACGAACCACCAGTTCCCGTTCAACAGCGACCCGTGGAGCAGACACGAAGTGAACCCGCTGGAAGAAAGAACCAATACGGCGACTCCTGGACTGATTAA
- the LOC6735782 gene encoding OCIA domain-containing protein 1 isoform X1, with amino-acid sequence MDSPLNDGSQHPPPHAPHPLADYQFSAEEVKALRECNTESFFQRSLPFGTGLGLLAYFGVKNGYLQGHVKYGAVPKVVMGVILGYFVGKFSYQQKCAEKIMRLPNSHLGELLRQRRQGGGVISSITPDENLGRAFTLAPFSPSSADVYSDEAYQPGRSTALNLDTESRPTLSGLDDIYRPTLDSAGSMLEAELPLEPSKPGQSYEDLRRRNREEYSKHQQSPYSRPYEPPVPVQQRPVEQTRSEPAGRKNQYGDSWTD; translated from the exons ATGGACTCCCCGCTGAACGATGGCTCTCAACATCCTCCGCCGCACGCTCCCCATCCCCTG GCGGACTATCAGTTTTCTGCGGAGGAGGTGAAGGCGTTACGTGAGTGCAACACGGAGTCATTCTTCCAGCGCAGCCTGCCCTTCGGCACTGGACTGGGCCTGCTGGCCTACTTCGGCGTCAAGAACGGCTATTTGCAGGGACACGTCAAGTACGGCGCCGTGCCCAAGGTCGTGATGGGCGTCATTCTGGGCTACTTTGTGGGCAAGTTCAGTTACCAGCAGAAGTGTGCCGAGAAGATCATGCGCCTACCCAACTCCCATCTGGGCGAGCTGCTGCGCCAGCGGAGACAGGGCGGCGGGGTCATCAGCTCCATCACACCGGACGAGAAtctgggcagggccttcaCTCTGGCACCCTTCTCGCCGAGCTCAGCGGACGTGTACAGCGATGAGGCGTATCAGCCCGGGAGAAGCACTGCTCTCAATCTGGACACAGAATCGCGCCCTACTTTGTCCGGCCTAGACGACATCTACCGCCCCACCCTGGACT CAGCTGGTTCGATGCTGGAGGCGGAGTTGCCCTTGGAGCCGTCTAAGCCGGGCCAGTCTTACGAGGACCTGCGACGAAGGAACCGAGAAGAGTACTCGAAGCACCAGCAGAGCCCATACTCGCGACCTTACGAACCACCAGTTCCCGTTCAACAGCGACCCGTGGAGCAGACACGAAGTGAACCCGCTGGAAGAAAGAACCAATACGGCGACTCCTGGACTGATTAA